From the Maioricimonas rarisocia genome, one window contains:
- the tuf gene encoding elongation factor Tu, whose translation MAKEVFERTKPHVNVGTIGHIDHGKTTLTAALLAVQGAKGLAKFKSYADIAKGGTVRDETKTVTIAVSHVEYESETRHYAHIDCPGHADYIKNMITGAAQMDGAILVVSAADGPMPQTREHILLARQVNVPALVVFLNKCDLVDDEELLELVEMEVRDLLSKYDFPGDDITIIRGSAKPALDSPEDPEANKCIGELMDALDADIPEPARESDKPFLMAIEDVFSIEGRGTVVTGRIEKGVVKVGEKVHIIGLKDTQETTCTGVEMFNKTLDTGMAGDNVGILLRGVKKEDVDRGQVLAAPGSITPHTKFEGEIYVLSKEEGGRKTPFFSGYKPQFYFRTTDVTGGVKLLGGAEMCMPGDNVKLEVELLKPIAMDEGSRFAIREGGRTVGSGVVTKILE comes from the coding sequence ATGGCAAAGGAAGTCTTCGAACGAACGAAGCCCCACGTTAACGTGGGGACGATCGGCCACATCGACCACGGGAAAACCACGCTGACCGCCGCGCTGCTTGCCGTGCAGGGTGCCAAAGGCCTCGCCAAGTTCAAGAGCTACGCGGATATCGCCAAGGGTGGTACCGTCCGTGACGAAACCAAAACGGTTACGATCGCGGTCAGTCACGTCGAGTACGAGAGCGAAACACGTCACTACGCTCACATCGACTGCCCCGGTCACGCCGACTACATCAAGAACATGATCACCGGTGCCGCCCAGATGGACGGTGCCATCCTGGTCGTGTCGGCGGCCGACGGCCCGATGCCGCAGACTCGCGAGCACATCCTGCTCGCCCGTCAGGTGAACGTGCCCGCACTGGTCGTGTTCCTCAACAAGTGCGACCTCGTCGACGACGAAGAGCTCCTCGAGCTCGTCGAAATGGAAGTCCGTGACCTGCTCAGCAAGTACGACTTCCCCGGCGACGACATCACGATCATTCGTGGTTCGGCCAAGCCCGCCCTCGACAGCCCGGAAGATCCCGAAGCCAACAAGTGCATCGGCGAACTGATGGACGCTCTCGACGCGGACATCCCCGAGCCGGCCCGTGAGTCCGACAAGCCGTTCCTGATGGCCATTGAAGACGTCTTCTCCATCGAAGGTCGCGGTACCGTCGTAACCGGTCGTATCGAGAAGGGCGTCGTCAAGGTCGGCGAAAAGGTCCACATCATCGGCCTGAAGGACACGCAGGAAACCACCTGCACCGGCGTCGAGATGTTCAACAAGACCCTCGACACCGGCATGGCTGGCGACAACGTCGGCATCCTGCTGCGTGGTGTCAAGAAGGAAGACGTCGACCGCGGCCAGGTGCTCGCCGCACCCGGCTCGATCACCCCGCACACCAAGTTCGAGGGTGAGATCTACGTCCTGAGCAAGGAAGAAGGGGGTCGCAAGACGCCGTTCTTCTCCGGCTACAAGCCGCAGTTCTACTTCCGTACGACCGACGTGACCGGCGGCGTCAAGCTGCTCGGCGGTGCCGAGATGTGCATGCCCGGCGATAACGTCAAGCTCGAAGTCGAACTGCTCAAGCCGATCGCCATGGACGAAGGAAGCCGCTTCGCCATCCGTGAAGGTGGCCGCACCGTCGGTTCCGGCGTCGTCACCAAGATCCTCGAGTAG
- the rpmG gene encoding 50S ribosomal protein L33, with amino-acid sequence MAREYVWLECTECSSRNYRTPKEMRGTDRLELKKYCRAQRRHTVHKESRKK; translated from the coding sequence ATGGCACGTGAGTACGTCTGGCTCGAGTGCACCGAGTGCAGCAGCAGGAATTATCGGACGCCCAAAGAAATGCGGGGCACCGATCGCCTGGAGTTGAAGAAGTACTGTCGCGCCCAGCGCCGGCATACGGTTCACAAAGAGTCACGCAAGAAATAA
- the secE gene encoding preprotein translocase subunit SecE, whose product MATARTRGEATFASQLASASLYKRNQGRVVRQVTAAALAVIVLLGCWTMSNTILSEYGRSIRVGIPTALGAIGLWVVYRFVNYPRFADFLISVEAEMDKVSWADRTYLVRATGVVLATMVVLGGYLWLCDMFWLWFFNLIHFLDLESMRPE is encoded by the coding sequence GTGGCAACGGCACGCACAAGGGGTGAAGCCACGTTTGCTTCGCAGCTCGCATCCGCCTCCCTGTACAAACGGAATCAGGGACGAGTGGTGCGGCAGGTGACCGCAGCCGCGCTCGCAGTGATTGTGCTGCTCGGCTGCTGGACAATGTCCAACACAATCCTGTCCGAATACGGGCGGAGCATTCGCGTCGGCATCCCCACGGCCCTCGGAGCCATCGGGCTCTGGGTCGTTTACCGGTTCGTCAACTATCCCCGCTTTGCAGACTTCCTCATCTCGGTCGAGGCCGAGATGGACAAAGTCTCGTGGGCGGATCGAACATACCTCGTACGGGCTACCGGCGTCGTCCTGGCAACCATGGTTGTCCTCGGCGGCTACCTCTGGCTGTGCGATATGTTCTGGCTGTGGTTTTTCAACCTGATCCACTTCCTGGATCTGGAATCGATGCGTCCCGAGTAG
- the nusG gene encoding transcription termination/antitermination protein NusG, whose product MDERDVAAESAPDGLQWYVLKVQSNRERSIRESLLRRIKREGLEEYFREIVIPTEKIVETKGGKRRVREQKLFPGYMMVHMELNDETWYLVRDTSGVGDFTGAAGKPIPMEEHEISRMLGKEEETEGTRTAQPVVKFGVEVGDTVKVKDGPFESFEGVVDSLDETSGRLKIMVEIFGRSTEVELEHWQVEKV is encoded by the coding sequence ATGGACGAACGTGATGTTGCAGCCGAATCGGCCCCCGATGGCTTGCAATGGTACGTCCTCAAGGTTCAAAGCAACCGCGAGCGGTCCATCCGCGAGTCTCTGTTGCGGCGGATCAAACGCGAAGGCCTCGAAGAGTACTTCCGCGAGATCGTGATCCCCACCGAGAAGATCGTGGAAACCAAAGGCGGCAAACGACGCGTCCGGGAGCAGAAGCTGTTCCCCGGATACATGATGGTACACATGGAACTCAACGACGAGACCTGGTATCTCGTCCGCGATACGAGCGGTGTCGGCGACTTCACGGGGGCGGCCGGAAAGCCCATCCCGATGGAAGAACACGAAATCAGCCGCATGCTCGGCAAGGAAGAAGAAACCGAAGGCACACGCACCGCTCAACCGGTCGTCAAATTCGGTGTGGAGGTTGGCGACACGGTCAAGGTCAAGGACGGCCCCTTCGAGAGCTTCGAAGGCGTGGTCGACTCGCTCGACGAAACCAGTGGTCGCCTCAAGATCATGGTCGAGATCTTCGGTCGCTCGACCGAGGTCGAACTCGAACACTGGCAGGTCGAAAAGGTTTAG
- the rplK gene encoding 50S ribosomal protein L11, with amino-acid sequence MAKQVVAEIKVQVPGGQATPAPPVGTALGPHGVNIGQFVQQFNDKTREFNGTTVPVVITVYNDRSFEFIIKSPPAAVLLKQAAQIAKGASNPRTDKVGTVSRDQVAEIAKTKLEDLNAPDIDAAMRVIEGTARSMGIEVVG; translated from the coding sequence ATGGCGAAACAGGTCGTTGCAGAGATCAAGGTCCAGGTTCCCGGCGGGCAGGCCACGCCCGCCCCGCCGGTCGGTACCGCGCTCGGTCCGCACGGGGTGAACATCGGCCAGTTCGTTCAGCAGTTCAACGACAAGACACGTGAGTTCAACGGCACCACCGTGCCTGTTGTCATCACGGTCTACAACGACCGCTCGTTCGAATTCATCATCAAGAGCCCGCCGGCGGCGGTCCTGCTCAAGCAGGCCGCGCAGATCGCCAAGGGGGCCAGCAACCCGCGGACAGACAAGGTCGGCACCGTCAGCCGCGACCAGGTCGCCGAAATCGCCAAAACGAAACTCGAAGACCTCAACGCCCCAGACATCGACGCCGCCATGCGGGTGATCGAAGGGACCGCCCGCAGCATGGGCATCGAAGTCGTCGGCTGA
- the rplA gene encoding 50S ribosomal protein L1, translated as MSSQSKRQRAYRKAVADVATLELPQAVDQLKSLNDALPKGVKASSFDQTVELAVRLGVDPKHADQIVRGSIVLPHGIGKSQRVLVFCQGPNVAVAEEAGADHIGGKELADKIKDGWVDFDVAIATPDMMGVVGPLGRVLGPRGLMPSPRAGTVTQDVASAVKEYKAGKVEFRTDSAGIVHCVVGKLSFDAQQLTENADALLNLIRSLKPAAAKGQYIRSITLSATQMPGIPIVAA; from the coding sequence ATGTCCAGTCAATCCAAACGGCAACGGGCGTACCGAAAAGCTGTGGCCGACGTCGCCACGCTCGAACTCCCCCAGGCCGTTGACCAACTGAAATCGCTCAACGACGCCCTCCCCAAGGGGGTCAAAGCCTCCTCGTTCGACCAGACCGTCGAACTCGCCGTTCGACTGGGCGTCGACCCCAAACATGCCGACCAGATCGTTCGCGGCTCGATCGTGCTTCCGCACGGTATCGGAAAGTCGCAGCGGGTCCTGGTCTTCTGTCAGGGACCGAACGTCGCCGTCGCCGAAGAAGCCGGTGCCGACCACATCGGTGGCAAAGAGCTTGCAGACAAGATCAAGGATGGCTGGGTCGACTTCGACGTCGCCATCGCGACGCCCGACATGATGGGTGTCGTCGGTCCGCTCGGACGCGTGCTGGGCCCCCGCGGCCTGATGCCGTCCCCGCGTGCCGGTACCGTGACACAGGATGTCGCATCGGCCGTCAAGGAATACAAGGCGGGTAAGGTCGAGTTCCGCACCGACTCGGCAGGCATCGTCCACTGCGTGGTCGGCAAGCTGTCATTCGACGCACAGCAACTGACCGAGAACGCGGACGCCCTGCTGAACCTGATTCGCAGCCTCAAGCCGGCTGCCGCCAAGGGCCAGTACATCCGAAGCATCACACTCTCGGCGACGCAGATGCCCGGCATTCCGATCGTCGCCGCCTGA
- the rplJ gene encoding 50S ribosomal protein L10, whose product MSKVVKRMMIDEIRDRLGEARELVIIDSSRLDASSDNQLRLGLREKGITVMQVKNTLARKAMEELGVAGDDIRPLLSGPSSLVWGGEDIVALSKEIAQWAKQIDQLEIKGGAVEGQAIDAEGIDQLSKSPGRLELIGQIAGLALSPGARLAGALLGPGGTISGQLEAIAEKEEEAA is encoded by the coding sequence ATGAGTAAAGTCGTCAAACGAATGATGATCGACGAGATCCGGGATCGCCTCGGCGAAGCCCGCGAACTGGTGATCATCGACTCGTCGCGGCTCGATGCCAGTTCCGACAACCAGCTCCGCCTGGGGCTGCGGGAAAAAGGCATCACCGTGATGCAGGTCAAGAACACCCTGGCCCGCAAGGCCATGGAAGAACTGGGCGTCGCCGGCGACGACATCCGGCCGCTGTTGAGCGGTCCGTCATCGCTGGTCTGGGGAGGGGAAGACATTGTCGCCCTCTCCAAAGAGATTGCCCAGTGGGCCAAGCAGATCGATCAGCTCGAAATCAAGGGCGGTGCCGTCGAAGGCCAGGCCATTGATGCCGAAGGGATCGATCAACTCAGCAAAAGCCCCGGCCGCCTCGAACTCATCGGACAGATCGCCGGTCTGGCCCTCAGCCCCGGTGCCCGCCTTGCTGGTGCCCTGCTGGGTCCGGGCGGCACGATCTCCGGACAGCTCGAGGCCATCGCCGAGAAGGAAGAAGAGGCCGCCTGA
- the rplL gene encoding 50S ribosomal protein L7/L12, whose product MATAEATETKEFDDATKELGDKIVGLTLLQARALADYLKDVHGIEPAGGGVVMAAAPGAGDGGGEAAAEQTEFDVVLTSFGDNKIAVIKAVRSITGLGLKEAKEAVESAPKAIKEGVEKEEAEKLKAELEGAGASVELK is encoded by the coding sequence ATGGCCACTGCAGAAGCAACGGAAACCAAGGAATTCGACGACGCGACCAAGGAGCTCGGCGACAAGATTGTCGGCCTGACCCTCCTGCAGGCTCGCGCCCTGGCTGACTACCTCAAGGACGTCCACGGCATCGAGCCGGCCGGCGGAGGTGTCGTCATGGCCGCTGCCCCGGGTGCCGGCGATGGCGGCGGCGAAGCGGCTGCCGAGCAGACCGAGTTCGACGTCGTGCTGACCAGCTTCGGCGACAACAAGATCGCCGTCATCAAGGCGGTCCGCAGCATCACCGGCCTCGGCCTCAAAGAAGCCAAGGAAGCGGTCGAGAGCGCTCCCAAGGCGATCAAGGAAGGTGTCGAGAAGGAAGAAGCCGAGAAGCTCAAGGCCGAACTCGAAGGCGCCGGCGCCTCGGTCGAGCTCAAGTAA
- the rpoB gene encoding DNA-directed RNA polymerase subunit beta: MPIPAERIIRAREVRNFGDIPGRFELSDLTRIQTESYARFLQLDKRPDQRKNHGLEEILREVFPIESYDGQYRLEYLRYELGKPRYTPMECRQLRLTYGRPFRIWLRLVKEQPVEEEVYLGDIPIMVGGGEFIINGAERVIVSQLHRSPGVDFVLAGEPGERKNFSCRIIPERGSWIELVVSKKGTLGVRIDQSGKFSAVTLIRAMNRDYSTDNALLRLFYDVHTEKVTKSNNAEALQGTFAAEDVIYPPGHERCGEIIVECCEQITSTHAEEIAESGLKTVDVIKEVPDNLLLASVAEDTTASHEEALLKIYQRLRPGNPPQLEKAIDLFSEKFFDVNRYRLGRVGRFRINRKFEQDISDDEMTLKSEDFINAIRYLVRLRVGDPSAAVDDIDNLGNRRLRTIDELGADEIRKGFLKLRRTVQERMSLKDVEEMTPRSLVNPKSVAAAIEYFYGRSELSQVVDQTNPLSMLTHERRLSALGPGGLNRKRAGFEVRDVHISHYGRICPIETPEGTNIGLISSLSIFAKVDDYGFLITPYRRVDNGKITDDFEWLRADEEANVYVAPADTRVVDGKIVDTRVLARYRNDVHWIEAGQVQYIDVAASQMVGVSAGLIPFLEHDDANRALMGSNMQRQAVPLLVAEPPLVGTGLEDEIPRYSGMVLRSDRNGKVTHVDGDSVEVEGKRFPLRKFHGLNERTCLNQKPVVELGQKVKKGDILCDSAATRDGVLSLGRNVLVAFMSWEGYNFEDAIILSERLVKDDVYTSIHIDEFDVEIRETKLGREEFTRDIPNVSEKALRHLDDDGIVHIGTRVAPGDILVGKVTPKAKTELTPEEKLLHAIFGKAGEDVKNESLEVPSGVEGIVIHTEKFARRMSLSELDRKKYDQDLKKAEQEGQKKVAASFRNFLDQFEAVLDHPLTDDDGRELRSIDDDKFLADYANNFEQHVADLDIRSPQKQADIRKLMKEQWSIVEDAMDDAEQRVNSMKRGDELPNGVLQMVKVYVASKRQISVGDKMAGRHGNKGVISKVLPVEDMPYLEDGTPVDIVLNPLGVPSRMNVGQILETHLGWAASKLGFRAVCPVFDGAPEEEINDLLDQAGLPRDGKAQLFDGRTGEAHEQKTTVGYIYMLKLHHLVDDKVHARATGPYSLITQQPLGGKARFGGQRFGEMEVWALEAYGAAYILQELLTVKSDDVEGRTKIYESMVKGENTLEAGTPASFDVLNNEIRGLCLNLQLEKARV; the protein is encoded by the coding sequence ATGCCAATCCCTGCCGAAAGAATCATTCGGGCTCGTGAAGTTCGTAACTTCGGTGACATCCCCGGTCGGTTCGAACTCTCAGATCTGACGCGGATCCAGACCGAATCTTACGCTCGCTTCCTCCAGCTCGATAAACGCCCCGACCAGCGGAAGAACCACGGACTCGAAGAGATCCTCCGTGAAGTCTTCCCCATCGAAAGCTACGACGGGCAGTATCGACTCGAGTACCTCCGCTACGAGCTCGGCAAGCCGCGGTACACGCCGATGGAGTGCCGGCAGCTCCGCCTGACCTACGGCCGCCCCTTCCGCATCTGGCTCCGCCTCGTCAAGGAGCAGCCGGTCGAGGAAGAAGTCTACCTCGGCGACATCCCGATCATGGTCGGGGGTGGCGAGTTCATCATTAACGGTGCCGAGCGCGTCATCGTCTCTCAGCTGCACCGCTCGCCAGGCGTCGACTTCGTCCTCGCCGGCGAACCCGGCGAACGCAAGAACTTCTCCTGCCGGATCATCCCCGAACGCGGCAGCTGGATCGAACTGGTCGTCAGCAAGAAGGGGACGCTCGGCGTCCGTATCGACCAGAGCGGAAAGTTCTCGGCCGTCACGCTCATCCGGGCCATGAACCGTGATTACTCCACGGACAATGCCCTGCTGCGTCTCTTCTACGACGTGCACACCGAGAAGGTCACGAAATCGAACAATGCGGAAGCCCTCCAGGGAACCTTCGCTGCCGAGGACGTGATTTACCCGCCCGGACACGAACGCTGCGGCGAAATCATCGTCGAATGCTGCGAGCAGATCACCTCGACACACGCCGAGGAGATCGCCGAGTCCGGACTCAAGACCGTCGACGTCATCAAGGAGGTTCCCGACAACCTCCTGCTGGCCAGTGTTGCCGAAGACACCACCGCCAGCCACGAAGAAGCTCTGCTCAAGATTTATCAGCGGCTTCGCCCCGGCAATCCGCCGCAGCTCGAGAAGGCGATTGACCTCTTCAGCGAGAAGTTCTTCGACGTCAACCGCTACCGACTCGGTCGCGTCGGCCGCTTCCGCATCAACCGCAAGTTCGAGCAGGACATCTCGGACGACGAGATGACGCTGAAGTCCGAGGACTTCATCAACGCCATCCGCTACCTCGTCCGCCTGCGTGTCGGCGATCCCTCCGCGGCGGTCGACGACATCGACAACCTCGGCAACCGCCGTCTTCGGACGATCGACGAGCTCGGCGCCGACGAAATCCGCAAGGGCTTCCTCAAGCTCCGCCGGACCGTCCAGGAGCGGATGAGCCTCAAGGACGTCGAAGAGATGACGCCGCGTTCGCTCGTCAACCCGAAGAGCGTCGCCGCCGCCATCGAGTACTTCTACGGTCGCAGTGAGCTCTCGCAGGTGGTCGACCAGACGAACCCGCTCTCGATGCTCACGCACGAGCGTCGCCTGAGTGCTCTCGGACCGGGTGGTCTGAACCGGAAACGTGCCGGCTTCGAAGTCCGCGACGTGCACATTTCGCACTACGGACGAATCTGCCCGATTGAAACGCCCGAAGGTACGAACATCGGGCTCATTTCGAGCCTGAGCATCTTCGCCAAGGTCGACGACTATGGCTTCCTGATTACGCCGTATCGCCGCGTCGACAACGGCAAGATCACCGACGACTTCGAATGGCTCCGGGCCGACGAAGAAGCCAACGTCTACGTCGCCCCGGCCGATACCCGCGTCGTTGACGGCAAGATCGTCGACACCCGCGTTCTCGCCCGGTACCGCAACGACGTGCACTGGATCGAAGCCGGCCAGGTGCAGTACATCGATGTGGCCGCCAGCCAGATGGTCGGCGTCTCGGCCGGTCTGATCCCCTTCCTGGAACACGACGACGCCAACCGCGCCCTGATGGGTTCGAACATGCAGCGGCAGGCCGTCCCGCTTCTCGTCGCCGAGCCGCCCCTGGTCGGAACCGGCCTGGAAGACGAGATCCCGCGGTACTCCGGCATGGTGCTTCGCTCCGACCGAAACGGCAAGGTCACCCACGTCGACGGCGACTCCGTCGAGGTGGAAGGCAAGCGGTTCCCGCTTCGCAAGTTCCACGGACTGAACGAGCGGACCTGCCTGAACCAGAAGCCCGTCGTCGAACTCGGCCAGAAGGTCAAGAAGGGGGACATCCTCTGCGACTCTGCCGCCACCCGCGACGGCGTCCTCTCCCTCGGCCGGAACGTGCTGGTCGCCTTCATGTCGTGGGAAGGCTACAACTTCGAAGATGCCATTATCCTTTCCGAGCGTCTCGTCAAGGACGACGTCTACACGTCGATCCACATCGACGAGTTCGACGTCGAGATCCGCGAGACGAAACTCGGTCGCGAAGAGTTCACTCGCGACATTCCGAACGTCAGCGAGAAAGCCCTCCGCCACCTCGATGACGACGGCATCGTCCACATCGGAACCCGTGTCGCTCCCGGCGACATTCTCGTCGGAAAGGTCACCCCCAAGGCGAAGACCGAACTGACGCCGGAAGAAAAACTGCTCCACGCGATCTTCGGCAAGGCCGGCGAAGACGTGAAGAACGAGTCCCTCGAGGTCCCCAGTGGCGTCGAAGGCATCGTCATTCACACCGAGAAATTCGCCCGCCGCATGAGTCTCTCGGAACTCGATCGCAAGAAGTACGACCAGGACCTCAAGAAGGCCGAACAGGAAGGCCAGAAGAAGGTCGCCGCGTCGTTCCGCAACTTCCTCGATCAGTTCGAGGCGGTCCTCGACCATCCGCTGACCGACGATGACGGCCGCGAGCTTCGCAGCATCGACGACGACAAGTTCCTCGCCGACTACGCGAACAACTTCGAGCAGCACGTCGCCGACCTCGACATCCGCAGCCCGCAGAAGCAGGCCGACATCCGGAAGCTGATGAAGGAGCAGTGGTCGATCGTCGAAGACGCCATGGATGACGCCGAACAGCGCGTCAACAGCATGAAGCGTGGCGACGAGCTTCCCAACGGCGTGCTTCAGATGGTCAAGGTCTACGTCGCCTCCAAGCGACAGATCTCCGTCGGTGACAAGATGGCCGGTCGCCACGGTAACAAGGGTGTGATCTCCAAAGTACTGCCGGTCGAGGACATGCCGTACCTCGAAGACGGCACCCCGGTCGATATCGTCCTCAACCCGCTGGGCGTTCCCAGCCGTATGAACGTCGGTCAGATTCTCGAGACGCACCTGGGCTGGGCGGCCTCCAAGCTCGGCTTTCGGGCAGTCTGCCCCGTCTTCGATGGTGCCCCCGAAGAAGAGATTAACGACCTGCTCGATCAGGCCGGCCTGCCACGCGACGGTAAGGCCCAGCTGTTCGACGGTCGGACCGGTGAAGCACACGAGCAGAAGACGACCGTCGGTTATATCTACATGCTCAAGCTGCACCACCTCGTCGACGACAAGGTGCACGCTCGGGCCACTGGTCCTTACTCCCTCATCACCCAGCAGCCGCTGGGTGGTAAGGCCCGCTTCGGCGGACAGCGGTTCGGAGAGATGGAAGTGTGGGCACTCGAAGCCTACGGGGCCGCCTACATCCTCCAGGAACTCCTTACCGTCAAGAGCGACGACGTCGAGGGACGGACCAAGATCTACGAATCCATGGTGAAGGGCGAGAACACGCTCGAAGCCGGCACCCCCGCCAGCTTCGACGTCCTCAATAACGAAATCCGCGGCCTGTGCCTGAATCTCCAGCTTGAGAAGGCACGCGTCTGA